A segment of the Capnocytophaga sp. ARDL2 genome:
TTTCTAAATTTTAATTATTTATATTTTTTACCACGGAGGTGCAGAGATTTTTTTAATAAATCATTGACAATCCGTTCGTTTCACTCTTATTTAAGAGGATAGTTTCTCTCCTATATCCCCTCTACTGAGAGGGAAAAACATAAAACCTAAAAATCCCCCTTAACACTTTTAAAATAATTTCGTTGTATATCTTGATTGATTTTTTCTGGAGTGAAAATTTCCAAAATTATCGGTTGTTCTGTTTGATAAATGGTCGAAATTCCATTGATAACTTCTTCTTCGTTTTTGGCTGTAATATATTGAAAATTATACATTTCTGCTAAATGTTTTGCCGTGAGATTGTGCGATGTTTCAAAGTAGGTTTTGAATACTTCGCTTTCTTGATGTCCAGGTAATATTCTAAAAATTCCACCGCCGCTATTGTTTACCAATATGATTTTGAAATGTTTAGGTATGTATTGATTCCATAAAGCATTGCTATCGTAAAAGAAACTAATATCTCCTGTAATCAAGGTCGTTGGTCTGTTGGATGCGACTGCTGCTCCGATTGCTGTGGTAGTTGAGCCGTCGATACCTGATGTTCCTCTGTTGCAAAACACTTGTATATTTTTCTGAAAATCAAACAACAAAGCATATCGAATACCTGCACTATTGCTGATTTGTAAATCTATATTCGAAGTCAAATGTTTTGATAATAATTCAAAAACTTTCAAATCAGAAAAAGGAATGTTTTCTAAATATTTTTTTCCTTTTTCAACTTTTTTCTTCAATTTTTCAATATAAATCGATTGATAATGACTTTCTATTGAATGATTTTCCTTATAAACTTGTTGTAAAAATTGTTCAGGTTGCATTTCAATAGCATCGGTCAATTTTGAAAAAGTATCGTAATGACGTAATTCGTCTATGTGCCAATGCTCTTTGATGGGTAAATTTCTCAGCAGCTTTTTGATGTGTTTTGAAATCACCATTCCACCCATCGTTACTAAAATATCAGGGCAAAATTCCTTTTTTTCTTCGTCGGTAAAACTCGCAATCAAGGTGTCGATATGACTGATGAAATTTGGATGATGAACATTGCTCGTAATTTCAGTAAAAACCAAAACAGAGTTATCTTCTCCCAATTTCTTTATCATTTCATCAGAAATTTCATGGGGGGGGTGTACTCCTATCAACACCATTTTTTTAGTTGATGAAGTCCATT
Coding sequences within it:
- the menD gene encoding 2-succinyl-5-enolpyruvyl-6-hydroxy-3-cyclohexene-1-carboxylic-acid synthase → MIPEIPLAQSILQILKAYQIKHIVISPGSRNAPLTIGFASDKAFQCYSIVDERCAGFFALGIAQQTKEPVVLVCTSGSAVLNYHPAIAEAFYSQIPLIVLSADRPLDKIDIGDGQTIRQENVLANHTVYDVNLTADASQLNDDLIQKALHECMYKKAPVHINVPFEEPLYNTLSNYTYTPNIQIYIHDKITPILDKNIVKKWTSSTKKMVLIGVHPPHEISDEMIKKLGEDNSVLVFTEITSNVHHPNFISHIDTLIASFTDEEKKEFCPDILVTMGGMVISKHIKKLLRNLPIKEHWHIDELRHYDTFSKLTDAIEMQPEQFLQQVYKENHSIESHYQSIYIEKLKKKVEKGKKYLENIPFSDLKVFELLSKHLTSNIDLQISNSAGIRYALLFDFQKNIQVFCNRGTSGIDGSTTTAIGAAVASNRPTTLITGDISFFYDSNALWNQYIPKHFKIILVNNSGGGIFRILPGHQESEVFKTYFETSHNLTAKHLAEMYNFQYITAKNEEEVINGISTIYQTEQPIILEIFTPEKINQDIQRNYFKSVKGDF